A portion of the Jaculus jaculus isolate mJacJac1 chromosome 5, mJacJac1.mat.Y.cur, whole genome shotgun sequence genome contains these proteins:
- the Leprot gene encoding leptin receptor gene-related protein, with translation MAGVKALVALSFSGAIGLTFLMLGCALEDYGVYWPLFVLIFHAISPIPHFIAKRVTYDSDATSSACRELAYFFTTGVVVSAFGLPVILARVAVIKWGACGLVLAGNAVIFLTIQGFFLVFGRGDDFSWEQW, from the exons CTCTTGTGGCACTGTCCTTCAGCGGAGCCATCGGGCTCACTTTTCTTATGCTAGGATGTGCATTGGAGGACTATGG CGTTTACTGGCCCTTGTTCGTCCTGATTTTCCATGCCATCTCCCCCATCCCCCACTTCATCGCCAAAAGAGTCACATATGATTCTGATGCGACCAGTAGTGCCTGTCGGGAACTGGCATATTTCTTCACTACTGGAGTTGTTGTCTCTGCCTTTGGACTGCCTGTAATTCTTGCACGTGTGGCTGTG ATCAAATGGGGAGCTTGTGGTCTTGTGCTAGCAGGCAATGCTGTGATCTTCCTCACAATTCAAGGCTTTTTCCTGGTATTTGGAAGAGGAGATGATTTTAGCTGGGAGCAGTGGTAG